The following coding sequences are from one Oncorhynchus nerka isolate Pitt River linkage group LG6, Oner_Uvic_2.0, whole genome shotgun sequence window:
- the LOC115131109 gene encoding transcription factor Sox-17-alpha-A-like, with amino-acid sequence MSSPDAGYASDDQNQARCAISIMMPGMGHCHWADPLSPLGDTKEKSESSSGNQNRGKNEPRIRRPMNAFMVWAKDERKRLAQQNPDLHNAELSKMLGKSWKALPVLEKRPFVEEAERLRVQHMQDHPNYKYRPRRRKQAKRIKRLDSGFLVHSMSNQQSTSLGGEGRVCMESMGYHHEHGYQVSPQSLGHYRETQALGGASYESYCLPTPDTSPLDAVETDSMFFHSHSQEECHMMPVYAYHSQGAEYPPQDPHSNHHANPMLHRHHSSPTEQQQASQAGPMPPTFNQLAMYYSQHCSPSHPKRHPGHGAGQLSPPPDSQPHPADQVEQMHPSELIGEVDRSEFEQYLSSSRPGDMTGLSYGVHEANMQGPESLISSVLSDASTVYYCNYNNS; translated from the exons ATGAGTAGTCCCGATGCGGGTTACGCCAGTGACGATCAGAACCAGGCTAGGTGCGCGATCTCAATCATGATGCCTGGAATGGGACACTGTCACTGGGCAGACCCCCTGAGCCCTCTCGGGGACACCAAAGAGAAGAGCGAGTCCAGCTCCGGGAACCAGAACCGTGGGAAGAATGAGCCGAGGATCCGGAGACCCATGAATGCGTTCATGGTGTGGGCGAAGGATGAGCGCAAGCGGCTGGCACAACAAAATCCAGACCTGCACAATGCGGAGTTGAGCAAAATGTTGG GGAAGTCGTGGAAAGCCCTTCCTGTGTTGGAGAAGCGGCCGTTTGTAGAGGAGGCTGAGAGGCTTCGGGTGCAGCACATGCAGGATCACCCCAACTACAAGTACCGACCCCGGAGGAGGAAGCAGGCGAAGAGGATTAAGCGCCTGGACTCCGGGTTCCTGGTCCACAGCATGTCCAACCAGCAGAGCACCTCCCTGGGTGGGGAAGGTAGGGTGTGTATGGAGAGCATGGGTTACCACCATGAGCATGGCTACCAAGTGTCTCCTCAATCCCTCGGCCACTACCGCGAAACCCAGGCCCTCGGAGGGGCTTCCTACGAATCCTACTGCCTGCCCACCCCCGACACATCTCCGCTGGATGCCGTGGAGACAGACTCCATGTTCTTCCACAGCCACTCTCAGGAGGAGTGCCACATGATGCCCGTGTATGCCTACCACTCTCAGGGGGCAGAGTACCCACCTCAGGACCCTCACTCCAACCACCACGCCAACCCCATGCTCCACAGACACCACTCCTCCCCCACAGAGCAGCAGCAAGCCTCCCAGGCTGGCCCCATGCCCCCCACCTTCAACCAACTGGCCATGTACTACAGCCAGCACTGCAGCCCCAGTCACCCCAAGCGACACCCAGGCCATGGGGCAGGACAGCTCTCCCCTCCCCCAGactcccaaccccacccagcagACCAGGTGGAGCAGATGCACCCCTCAGAGCTGATAGGGGAGGTGGACCGCAGTGAGTTTGAGCAGTACCTGAGCTCCTCCAGACCTGGAGACATGACAGGCCTGTCTTATGGGGTGCATGAGGCCAACATGCAGGGACCTGAGAGCCTGATATCCTCTGTGCTCTCTGATGCCAGCACAGTGTACTACTGTAACTACAACAACTCCTAA